One stretch of Lacrimispora sphenoides DNA includes these proteins:
- a CDS encoding methionine ABC transporter ATP-binding protein: MIEIQNVSKRFDSASGDVHALRQVSLTVEKGDIFGVIGFSGAGKSTLVRLVNLLERPSEGRVLVDGTDITTLSKPDLRKLRKNIGMIFQQFNLLQSKSVFQNVAAPLVLNKVPKKDIEKRVKELLQFVELEDKTHTNVSKLSGGQKQRVGIARALATNPSILLCDEATSALDPKTTDSILELLKKINRELNVTILLITHEMHVICDVCNKVAVMDNGRVLEQGTVLEVFGNPQNKITRSFVKTVIDDSIPRSLAREILKYQGDNRIFRLRFQGNIAGKPLLYRISAEYHMENSILFATVCELQGVVFSIMIVQVFGSVQRLDEVQQFIENSGVYVEVLRLTGEEEERND, from the coding sequence ATGATTGAAATTCAAAATGTAAGTAAACGGTTTGATTCTGCTTCTGGTGATGTTCATGCCTTGCGGCAGGTCAGCCTTACGGTTGAAAAGGGCGATATTTTCGGAGTGATAGGCTTCAGCGGAGCAGGTAAATCAACCCTGGTACGACTGGTAAACTTATTGGAGCGCCCTTCAGAAGGGCGGGTGCTGGTTGATGGCACAGACATCACCACCCTGTCAAAACCGGACTTACGAAAGTTGAGAAAGAATATCGGTATGATTTTCCAGCAATTTAATTTGCTCCAGTCCAAATCTGTTTTTCAGAATGTAGCGGCGCCGCTGGTATTGAACAAAGTGCCAAAAAAGGACATAGAAAAGCGGGTAAAAGAGCTCTTGCAGTTTGTAGAGCTTGAGGATAAAACCCACACCAATGTATCAAAGCTTTCAGGCGGTCAAAAACAAAGGGTCGGCATAGCCCGCGCCCTTGCCACAAATCCCAGCATCTTACTTTGCGACGAGGCTACAAGTGCTTTGGATCCTAAGACCACGGATTCTATTCTGGAGCTATTGAAAAAAATAAACAGGGAGCTGAATGTTACGATACTCCTGATCACTCACGAAATGCACGTTATTTGTGATGTATGTAACAAAGTTGCGGTTATGGATAATGGAAGGGTGCTAGAGCAGGGAACAGTGCTTGAAGTATTCGGTAATCCACAGAATAAAATCACCAGGAGTTTTGTAAAGACCGTGATTGACGACAGCATACCCAGGAGCCTTGCCCGGGAAATTCTTAAATATCAGGGAGATAACCGGATTTTCCGTCTGCGTTTTCAAGGAAATATTGCCGGAAAACCCCTGCTGTACCGCATAAGCGCGGAATACCACATGGAGAACAGCATTTTGTTTGCCACCGTTTGTGAACTTCAGGGAGTTGTGTTCAGCATTATGATTGTGCAGGTGTTTGGCTCCGTCCAAAGGCTTGACGAGGTGCAGCAATTTATTGAAAATTCCGGAGTCTATGTGGAAGTCTTACGTTTGACCGGGGAAGAGGAGGAACGCAATGATTGA
- a CDS encoding methionine ABC transporter permease, with product MIEQYLGITSEQMVIAAGQTVYMLFWGLLLGSLLGIPLGILLTITRKGGILQNKAVYTLINYTINIVRSVPYIILLVAIMPLTKIIVGTRIGTQAALVSLVFYITPFLSRLVESSLLEVDKGIIEAAEAMGATPVQVIWHFLLPEALGSLILSLTTGTIGLLGATAMAGAIGGGGVGNLALTYGYQQFNTPLMVATVIVLIVFVQLIQGLGNHLSKRVRARE from the coding sequence ATGATTGAGCAATATTTAGGCATTACAAGCGAACAGATGGTAATTGCTGCCGGCCAGACCGTTTATATGCTGTTCTGGGGGCTGTTGCTGGGATCACTTCTTGGGATTCCCCTCGGCATATTACTTACCATTACACGTAAGGGCGGTATCCTGCAAAACAAAGCCGTCTATACCCTGATCAATTACACAATTAACATCGTACGCTCCGTGCCTTATATTATTTTGCTGGTGGCAATTATGCCCTTAACAAAAATCATTGTGGGCACCCGGATCGGCACCCAGGCTGCTTTGGTTTCGCTGGTGTTTTACATCACTCCATTTCTTTCGCGCCTAGTAGAAAGCTCACTGCTTGAGGTTGATAAGGGCATCATCGAAGCGGCGGAAGCCATGGGGGCGACTCCTGTGCAGGTTATTTGGCACTTTTTGCTGCCGGAAGCATTGGGTTCGCTGATCTTGTCCCTGACCACAGGTACCATCGGTCTCCTTGGTGCAACCGCCATGGCGGGAGCCATAGGCGGAGGCGGTGTTGGTAACCTGGCATTAACCTATGGGTATCAGCAATTTAACACACCCTTAATGGTTGCGACCGTAATCGTATTGATCGTGTTTGTTCAGCTGATTCAAGGGCTTGGAAATCATTTATCAAAACGTGTCAGAGCACGTGAATAA
- a CDS encoding MetQ/NlpA family ABC transporter substrate-binding protein: MKKIRLIIIAALLAVTVAGCSANSESKLGQDKKTLKYGKAAGPYTVLFEDAVKPILEKQGYQLEVVDFSDLLQNDTALNEGEIDFNVEQHTAYAENFNNKQNGNLVPISPIPTVPAGLFSAKHTSLDTIVDGAIVAVPNDASNTARAYALLQKAGWIKLNPDVPLEKVKQSDIIENTYNINFVEMDSLNIPPALDDFDFAVITGSIVYNAGIDPSTAILQEDILDHLILQVVVKEENKDTKWAKDIAAAYHSDELKEYMKKNNSGLWFVPQELK, from the coding sequence ATGAAAAAAATTAGATTGATTATTATCGCTGCCTTACTTGCCGTCACTGTCGCCGGCTGCTCAGCCAATAGCGAAAGCAAGCTGGGCCAGGACAAAAAAACATTGAAATACGGCAAGGCTGCAGGACCCTATACGGTATTATTTGAAGATGCAGTGAAGCCCATCTTAGAGAAGCAGGGGTATCAGCTGGAAGTGGTTGATTTTTCAGACCTTTTGCAGAATGATACCGCGTTGAATGAAGGTGAAATTGACTTTAACGTGGAACAGCATACTGCTTATGCGGAAAATTTCAACAATAAGCAAAATGGAAACCTTGTTCCCATCTCCCCCATACCCACCGTTCCCGCCGGACTGTTTTCTGCAAAGCATACCTCTTTGGACACCATAGTGGATGGCGCGATTGTTGCAGTACCAAATGACGCTTCCAATACGGCACGTGCTTATGCACTTCTTCAAAAGGCCGGCTGGATTAAGCTTAACCCGGATGTTCCTCTTGAAAAGGTAAAACAATCCGACATCATTGAAAACACGTACAACATTAATTTTGTGGAAATGGATTCTTTAAACATCCCTCCTGCTCTGGATGATTTTGACTTTGCAGTGATCACAGGAAGCATTGTTTATAATGCAGGCATTGATCCATCTACCGCCATATTACAGGAAGATATTTTGGATCATCTGATTTTACAGGTGGTTGTAAAAGAAGAGAACAAAGATACAAAATGGGCAAAGGACATCGCAGCTGCTTATCACTCAGACGAATTGAAAGAGTATATGAAAAAGAACAACTCAGGCTTGTGGTTCGTTCCCCAGGAATTGAAATAG
- a CDS encoding transporter substrate-binding domain-containing protein: MKKNIAGKSILGVLTAVAVLGALTGCKSSTNPAATKAAEETTKTESSEEPVKQEESSEVAGTAEPVVIHAATGGSPKPFTFVDSSNQLTGHNIELIKAVFDRLPQYKLEIEVTDFTSIFAGLDSDRYQIGVNNFAKNESRKEKYLFTDPIFANEYVAIFAKNNEKAAGIETWDDLAGLKTISSAGINITTALENYNATHAQNPIAIEYSDEDLVLQIQDVEAGKYDFVLMDKPMFEYYQKEFNFNVEGASISNTLSKDLMEEPFSYLIVSKGNEKLVEDIDKALKEVIEDGTSKEINLKWFGSDYSPSY; the protein is encoded by the coding sequence ATGAAGAAAAATATTGCAGGCAAATCAATCCTGGGGGTGCTTACGGCAGTGGCCGTATTAGGAGCCCTGACCGGATGCAAGAGCAGTACTAATCCGGCGGCAACCAAAGCAGCTGAGGAAACAACAAAAACAGAAAGTTCAGAAGAACCGGTAAAACAGGAGGAGAGCAGTGAGGTTGCAGGTACAGCAGAACCAGTGGTCATTCATGCAGCAACAGGCGGTTCTCCAAAACCGTTCACCTTTGTGGACAGCAGCAATCAGCTTACCGGTCACAATATTGAACTGATCAAAGCCGTTTTTGACCGGCTTCCCCAATATAAGCTTGAAATCGAAGTGACCGATTTTACCTCCATTTTCGCAGGCCTGGATTCCGACCGGTACCAGATCGGTGTAAATAATTTTGCGAAGAATGAGAGCAGAAAAGAAAAGTATTTATTTACCGATCCGATCTTTGCCAATGAGTACGTTGCCATCTTTGCAAAGAACAATGAAAAGGCAGCAGGCATAGAGACATGGGATGATCTTGCTGGCTTAAAGACCATTTCATCTGCAGGAATCAATATTACCACAGCACTGGAAAACTATAACGCCACCCATGCCCAGAATCCCATTGCAATCGAATACAGTGATGAAGACCTTGTGCTGCAGATTCAGGATGTGGAAGCTGGGAAATACGATTTCGTGTTAATGGATAAACCAATGTTCGAGTATTATCAGAAAGAATTTAATTTTAATGTGGAAGGAGCTTCCATCAGCAACACCCTTTCAAAGGACTTAATGGAAGAACCCTTCAGCTATCTGATTGTCAGCAAGGGAAATGAGAAACTGGTAGAGGATATCGACAAGGCGTTAAAAGAAGTGATTGAGGACGGAACTTCTAAGGAAATTAACTTAAAATGGTTTGGATCCGATTACTCCCCATCTTATTAA
- a CDS encoding amino acid ABC transporter permease → MSKIFDWQLVFTEIPALLKYLPVTLQLTGVALIIGWVMGLLIAVVKIHNVPVLRQLCTLFVSVVRGTPIIVQLYLTYFGIPIALKYYNFYNGTSYNVNGIPSIIFAIVALGLNQSAFDSETIRAAIQSVEKGQVEAAKALGMNGFQIFRRVLFPQAVTVALPSLGNSLISLVKGTSLAFTCSVVEITAQGKILAGNSYRYFEAYCSLAIIYWVMTIFIERLFVYLEKKMSVPETVSGEASCRHTFTPGKTGWALSKKHGQEQGKEE, encoded by the coding sequence ATGAGCAAAATATTTGACTGGCAGCTGGTGTTCACGGAAATTCCTGCATTGCTGAAATACTTGCCTGTAACACTGCAGCTGACAGGAGTTGCCCTGATAATCGGTTGGGTGATGGGGCTTTTGATTGCCGTAGTAAAGATCCACAATGTCCCGGTCCTGCGGCAATTATGTACTTTATTTGTTTCGGTCGTACGGGGAACTCCGATTATCGTCCAGCTATATCTTACGTACTTTGGAATTCCTATCGCATTGAAATACTATAACTTTTACAATGGAACTTCTTATAACGTAAATGGAATCCCGTCAATTATTTTTGCGATCGTGGCCCTGGGGCTTAATCAATCTGCCTTTGATTCAGAAACCATACGGGCAGCCATACAGTCCGTGGAAAAAGGGCAGGTTGAGGCAGCCAAGGCCCTTGGAATGAACGGGTTCCAGATATTTCGCAGGGTTTTGTTCCCCCAGGCAGTGACAGTAGCCCTCCCCTCCCTGGGAAACTCCCTCATAAGCCTGGTAAAGGGGACCTCACTTGCATTTACCTGCTCGGTCGTTGAGATAACGGCTCAGGGTAAGATTCTTGCTGGAAACAGCTACCGGTATTTTGAAGCATATTGTTCTCTGGCTATCATCTACTGGGTTATGACGATTTTTATTGAGCGGCTGTTTGTATATTTAGAAAAAAAGATGAGCGTTCCGGAAACGGTTTCGGGAGAAGCGTCCTGCAGACATACCTTTACACCCGGTAAAACGGGGTGGGCCCTGTCCAAAAAGCATGGACAGGAACAGGGAAAGGAGGAATAG
- a CDS encoding amino acid ABC transporter ATP-binding protein, producing MSVIEIRGLSKKFGKNVVLDNIDLVIHEGDVVAIIGPSGTGKSTLLRSINLLEKPEQGTIKINDQEIDLTTRSAREKLELRKNTEMVFQQFNLFKNRTALENVMEGLMVVKKLKKNEARSIAEKHLKKVGMGDRLSHYPRHLSGGQQQRVAIARALAMDPKLLLMDEPTSALDPELVSEVLITIKKAAQEGNTILLVTHEMNFVRNVANRIIFLENGKIVADGTPKEIFDNPKNQRLKEFLVKIHMLESADYTI from the coding sequence GTGAGCGTCATTGAAATTCGTGGATTAAGTAAAAAATTTGGCAAGAACGTGGTGCTGGATAACATTGATCTGGTCATACACGAAGGTGATGTGGTCGCCATCATCGGACCATCAGGAACCGGTAAGTCCACCCTGCTCCGTTCCATCAATCTGCTTGAAAAACCGGAACAGGGAACTATCAAGATAAACGATCAGGAAATCGACCTTACTACAAGATCAGCCAGGGAAAAACTGGAGTTGCGGAAGAATACGGAAATGGTATTCCAGCAGTTTAATCTTTTCAAGAACCGGACCGCCCTGGAGAATGTAATGGAAGGGCTGATGGTTGTAAAAAAGCTAAAGAAAAACGAGGCCAGAAGCATTGCGGAAAAGCACTTGAAGAAGGTGGGGATGGGGGACCGTTTGTCCCATTATCCCAGGCATTTATCAGGAGGGCAGCAGCAAAGAGTGGCCATCGCAAGGGCGCTGGCCATGGACCCGAAACTGCTTCTTATGGATGAACCGACATCGGCTCTGGACCCGGAGTTGGTGAGCGAAGTTCTGATTACTATAAAAAAGGCAGCCCAGGAGGGCAATACCATACTCCTTGTAACCCATGAGATGAATTTTGTGAGAAACGTGGCCAATCGGATCATCTTCCTGGAAAACGGAAAAATTGTAGCTGACGGAACACCGAAAGAGATCTTTGATAATCCGAAAAACCAACGGTTAAAGGAGTTTTTAGTAAAGATTCACATGTTGGAAAGCGCTGATTATACGATTTAA
- a CDS encoding GNAT family N-acetyltransferase, with the protein MNDITYKITKEGVHWQEVADVLRRSGLSDRSAKDQETIFNNSYAVVFVYDKERIVGVGRALSDGVCQAAIYNIALDEEYQGYGIGRKLIELLLDQVKGQNVILYTHPRTVALYEKMGFRRNKTAMSIFRGSEDSLNWMKKEGFLLPEKYRFVDEYGRDDMKH; encoded by the coding sequence ATGAATGATATCACCTACAAGATAACAAAGGAAGGGGTTCACTGGCAGGAAGTCGCCGATGTGCTTCGGCGTTCCGGGCTGTCGGACCGGTCTGCAAAGGATCAGGAGACCATTTTTAACAACAGTTATGCTGTAGTGTTTGTCTATGACAAAGAGAGGATCGTGGGGGTTGGAAGAGCCTTATCCGATGGCGTCTGCCAGGCAGCGATCTATAATATTGCTCTTGATGAAGAATATCAGGGATACGGAATCGGCAGAAAACTGATTGAATTGCTGCTTGATCAGGTTAAGGGCCAGAATGTCATCCTATATACCCATCCCAGGACGGTCGCTCTATACGAAAAAATGGGATTTCGCAGGAATAAGACAGCCATGAGCATATTCCGGGGATCAGAAGATTCTTTAAACTGGATGAAAAAAGAAGGATTCCTGCTTCCGGAAAAATACCGCTTTGTTGATGAATACGGCAGAGACGATATGAAACATTAG
- a CDS encoding glutathione S-transferase family protein, with amino-acid sequence MSKKFIKDEIEKDGKFNRQKNQFTTAFGTEEGQLPIEAGRYRLFWSPACPWAHRSVIVRSLLGLQDVISLGTLDPVRPDVERTDWAFTLDENEEDPVLKIRYLSEAYLKADPGYKGRFTVPAVVDLTTGKVVNNDYFNLTRYWEVEWKKYHKPGAPDLYPVALREEIDALNNILFHEINNGVYKAGFARSQEAYKEAYELVFHRLDWLEERLSHSRYLFGDNITESDIRLYVTLARFDVAYYNGFLLNRSLISDFPNLWGYARDLYEQPGFGDTTDLEAIKKHYHLCAVSTNPYGIVPKGPDLSIWSTPHGRDKINFNLIK; translated from the coding sequence ATGTCAAAGAAATTTATAAAGGATGAAATCGAAAAAGACGGGAAATTCAACCGGCAGAAAAATCAGTTTACAACGGCATTTGGAACAGAAGAAGGGCAGCTGCCTATAGAAGCAGGAAGATACCGTCTGTTCTGGTCCCCTGCCTGCCCATGGGCCCACCGCTCTGTCATTGTAAGGAGCCTGCTTGGGCTTCAGGATGTAATCAGCCTGGGTACGCTGGATCCTGTAAGACCTGATGTGGAGCGGACCGATTGGGCATTTACTCTGGATGAGAATGAGGAAGATCCGGTGCTAAAGATCCGGTATTTAAGTGAAGCCTATTTAAAGGCAGATCCCGGATATAAGGGAAGGTTTACCGTGCCTGCTGTAGTGGATTTAACGACTGGAAAAGTCGTAAATAACGATTACTTTAACCTGACCAGATACTGGGAGGTGGAGTGGAAGAAGTATCATAAGCCGGGTGCACCGGATTTATATCCGGTAGCATTAAGAGAAGAGATTGATGCATTAAATAATATTCTTTTCCATGAAATTAATAATGGAGTCTACAAAGCAGGTTTTGCCAGAAGTCAGGAAGCTTATAAGGAGGCATATGAACTTGTCTTTCACCGTCTTGACTGGCTGGAAGAGCGCTTAAGTCACAGCCGTTACCTGTTTGGAGATAACATCACGGAATCCGATATTCGTTTGTATGTGACCCTGGCCCGCTTTGATGTGGCCTACTATAATGGCTTTTTATTAAACCGCAGCCTGATTTCCGATTTCCCTAATCTCTGGGGATATGCAAGGGATCTATATGAACAGCCGGGATTTGGCGATACCACGGATCTAGAGGCTATCAAAAAACACTATCATTTATGTGCTGTCTCCACGAATCCATATGGTATCGTACCTAAGGGACCGGACCTTTCCATCTGGAGCACACCACATGGCAGGGATAAAATCAATTTTAATCTCATCAAGTAA
- a CDS encoding glutathione S-transferase C-terminal domain-containing protein produces MSSCSIGQKVRPKEIEKEIDERGAFIRQPNHFTTPFGDGENELKAESGRYRLFWAKGCHWSNRASIVRELLGLQEAIGINLVGHSKENRAYGWEFVYNEDRKDPVLGVQYLSELYYHADPDYEGRCTVPALVDVIAEKVVNNDYHRLTNYFETAFRPFQSPDAPDLYPEELRKEIDDYNDWLFPNVNNGTYRMMFAQSITAYEEAFEDFYHALDLIEDRLSKTRFLFGDYVTDSDVRLFVTLARFDTHYYRNLGPIKHRIADYENIWGYCRDLYEIPEFRNNTYFRDIAAPQSENKSFFQDFNSRFVNQIDYEGIWSAPQNRKELSKTPEEKFKRYDN; encoded by the coding sequence ATGTCAAGCTGCAGCATCGGGCAAAAGGTACGCCCAAAGGAAATAGAGAAAGAAATCGATGAAAGAGGAGCATTTATACGTCAGCCCAACCATTTTACAACTCCATTTGGTGATGGTGAAAATGAGTTAAAGGCAGAAAGCGGCCGGTACCGGCTGTTTTGGGCAAAAGGCTGCCATTGGTCCAACCGGGCTTCCATTGTTCGGGAGTTATTAGGGCTTCAAGAGGCGATTGGTATCAATCTGGTTGGCCACAGCAAAGAAAATCGTGCATATGGCTGGGAATTCGTGTATAATGAGGACAGAAAAGACCCGGTCCTCGGCGTTCAGTATTTAAGTGAGCTATACTATCATGCGGACCCGGATTATGAAGGACGCTGCACCGTGCCGGCCCTGGTTGATGTTATTGCAGAAAAGGTAGTAAATAATGATTACCACAGGCTGACCAACTACTTCGAAACCGCGTTCCGTCCATTTCAAAGCCCGGATGCCCCGGATCTGTACCCGGAGGAACTGAGAAAAGAAATCGATGATTACAATGACTGGCTTTTTCCCAATGTAAATAACGGGACCTACCGGATGATGTTTGCGCAGTCCATCACAGCTTATGAAGAGGCATTTGAAGACTTTTATCATGCACTGGACCTCATCGAAGATCGTCTTTCCAAAACCCGTTTCTTATTTGGAGATTATGTGACTGACAGCGATGTGAGACTTTTTGTGACCCTGGCAAGGTTTGATACCCATTATTACAGGAATCTGGGCCCCATTAAGCACAGAATCGCTGATTACGAGAACATCTGGGGATATTGCAGGGACTTATATGAAATTCCTGAATTCAGAAACAATACGTATTTTCGGGATATTGCGGCGCCCCAGTCAGAAAACAAGTCCTTTTTCCAGGATTTTAATTCCCGTTTCGTGAACCAGATTGATTACGAGGGTATCTGGTCTGCTCCGCAGAACCGGAAGGAATTAAGCAAAACACCGGAAGAAAAGTTTAAAAGATATGATAATTAA
- a CDS encoding M20/M25/M40 family metallo-hydrolase, with protein sequence MIQRSRLVSQFKKMVEFDSETYQEREIADYLTGELKQLGFEIREDDAGHRLKEKLPEYGTAAPTGNLYGYLKGTTGSAPILLSAHMDTVKPGKGKRAVQDAKGKITSEGDTVLGADDLSGIAAILEAVRVIKENNLPHGDIEVLFPVAEENYGKGSQLIDYSKIRSKQAYVFDLSGEIGLAATAAPTLLSFAIKVKGKNAHAGFCPQLGINAIEIAAHAISQLKQGWVDDETTVNIGKISGGKQTNIVSDECVVLGEIRSLKDHKALAEWNRLKEIFEGNAAGYGGNLEITVEKQIEAYEISDSEEVVERFKRVCRSLGLKGTTQYTLGGSDNNHFVRGGIRGIVVACGMNEVHTPDEFTTEDALEKSALLALGLITEGN encoded by the coding sequence ATGATTCAAAGAAGCAGGCTGGTTAGCCAATTTAAAAAAATGGTGGAATTCGATTCCGAAACTTATCAGGAAAGGGAAATAGCGGACTATTTAACAGGCGAATTAAAACAGCTTGGATTTGAGATACGGGAAGATGATGCCGGTCACCGGCTGAAAGAAAAGCTGCCGGAATATGGAACCGCTGCTCCCACAGGAAATCTTTACGGATATTTAAAGGGAACCACAGGTTCTGCCCCCATTTTGCTGTCGGCCCATATGGATACGGTAAAGCCTGGCAAGGGGAAACGCGCAGTCCAGGATGCGAAGGGGAAGATTACCTCGGAAGGGGATACGGTGCTTGGTGCCGACGACCTTTCCGGAATCGCCGCCATATTAGAGGCAGTCCGGGTGATTAAGGAAAATAACCTTCCTCATGGAGATATTGAGGTCCTTTTTCCGGTAGCAGAAGAGAACTACGGAAAAGGAAGCCAGCTTATTGATTATTCCAAAATAAGGTCAAAACAGGCTTATGTATTTGATTTAAGCGGGGAGATTGGCCTGGCCGCAACCGCAGCACCCACCCTTCTTTCCTTTGCAATCAAGGTGAAGGGCAAAAATGCCCATGCAGGCTTTTGCCCACAGCTTGGGATCAATGCCATTGAAATCGCAGCTCATGCCATTTCCCAGTTAAAGCAGGGGTGGGTAGACGATGAAACAACCGTGAACATTGGAAAAATAAGCGGTGGAAAGCAGACCAACATTGTTTCCGATGAATGCGTTGTATTAGGAGAGATCCGGAGCTTAAAGGATCATAAGGCTCTGGCTGAATGGAACAGGCTGAAGGAGATCTTTGAAGGTAATGCGGCAGGATATGGCGGAAACCTGGAGATCACTGTGGAAAAGCAGATCGAAGCCTATGAAATAAGTGACAGTGAAGAAGTGGTAGAACGGTTCAAGCGCGTCTGCCGGTCCCTTGGCTTAAAAGGCACCACCCAGTATACTCTGGGCGGCAGTGATAATAACCACTTTGTCAGGGGCGGGATTCGGGGGATCGTAGTGGCCTGCGGAATGAATGAGGTCCATACGCCTGATGAATTTACAACGGAAGATGCGCTTGAAAAAAGTGCCCTCCTGGCCCTGGGTCTGATTACGGAAGGCAATTGA
- a CDS encoding acylneuraminate cytidylyltransferase family protein — translation MYRNKTFLAIIPARSGSKGIIDKNIREINHKPLMAYTVEACKRSGIFDDIVVSTDSVKYAEIAERFGASVPFLRPKELAADQASSNDVILHVINGLRQLGKAFDCFMLLQPTSPLRNEIHIMKSADILLENDADSVVSICKSDSHSYLTVELTEEGRVKALFSDKKQVRRQDVPPEYRINGAIYLALTSYFMKHKSFYEGKTLPYLMNAFDSIDIDDDFQLKIAELLLIDKNLSNPF, via the coding sequence ATGTATAGAAATAAGACTTTTTTGGCAATCATACCTGCCAGGAGCGGCTCAAAAGGAATCATCGATAAAAACATCCGGGAAATCAACCACAAGCCCCTCATGGCATATACGGTGGAAGCCTGTAAACGTTCCGGAATATTCGATGATATCGTGGTATCTACAGACTCTGTAAAATATGCGGAAATCGCAGAGCGGTTCGGGGCCAGCGTGCCCTTTCTGCGCCCAAAGGAACTGGCTGCGGATCAGGCTTCCTCCAACGATGTCATACTGCATGTCATCAATGGGCTGAGGCAGCTTGGAAAAGCGTTTGACTGCTTTATGCTTTTACAGCCCACCTCTCCTTTAAGAAACGAAATACATATAATGAAAAGCGCTGATATCCTCCTAGAGAATGATGCCGATTCTGTCGTCAGTATCTGCAAGTCAGACTCCCACTCCTATTTAACTGTAGAGCTTACGGAGGAAGGAAGGGTGAAGGCCTTATTTTCGGATAAAAAACAGGTCAGAAGGCAGGATGTGCCGCCGGAATACAGAATTAACGGGGCTATTTACCTGGCTCTGACCAGTTATTTTATGAAGCATAAAAGCTTTTATGAGGGCAAAACCCTGCCCTATTTGATGAATGCCTTTGATTCCATTGACATCGATGATGATTTCCAACTGAAAATAGCAGAATTACTTCTCATTGACAAAAACTTATCAAACCCATTCTAA
- the neuC gene encoding UDP-N-acetylglucosamine 2-epimerase, whose protein sequence is MIKLCVVTGNRAEFGLLKPVLDRVRQDPDFKLQIIATGSHLDTRYGHGCEDMENCGITIDEKIEMNLASDTSLGICKSMGLEMISLSEAYQRLKPDMVLLLGDRYEIFAAASAAVICNIPIAHIHGGEITRGAYDDSMRHAISKMSYLHFTSTMEYRKRVIQLGEAPDRVYWVGALGIENIKTMKLLTRQELEEKLRISLAPPIALVTFHPATLDQESPSAQFKPLEDALLHFPDLFVVFTKSNSDTGGNRINELIDAYASRNPDTSAVFPSLGSKHYLSLMNCCQAVIGNSSSGILEAPFLKVPSVNIGNRQAGRIAPASVISCGSSVNEIVAAVRKALAFDRYKEEAPNPYEGQDTSSQIVSTIKQTFKKGIHLEKHFFDLEWRL, encoded by the coding sequence ATGATCAAATTATGCGTAGTGACCGGAAACCGGGCGGAATTCGGCTTATTAAAGCCGGTGCTGGACCGTGTCAGACAGGACCCGGATTTCAAACTGCAAATCATTGCCACCGGAAGCCATCTGGATACCAGATACGGGCATGGCTGCGAGGACATGGAAAACTGCGGCATAACGATCGATGAAAAAATAGAGATGAACTTAGCCTCAGACACCTCCCTTGGAATTTGCAAATCCATGGGGCTGGAAATGATCAGCTTATCCGAAGCTTACCAGCGGTTAAAACCGGATATGGTTCTGCTTCTTGGGGACCGGTATGAAATCTTTGCTGCAGCAAGCGCCGCCGTCATCTGCAACATTCCCATTGCCCATATACACGGCGGGGAAATAACAAGGGGTGCATACGACGACTCCATGAGGCATGCCATCAGTAAGATGAGCTATCTTCATTTCACCAGCACAATGGAATACCGGAAAAGGGTCATACAACTAGGGGAAGCTCCTGACAGGGTCTATTGGGTCGGAGCTCTTGGTATTGAGAACATAAAGACCATGAAGCTATTAACCAGACAGGAATTGGAGGAAAAGTTAAGGATCTCACTGGCCCCGCCCATTGCTCTTGTCACCTTTCACCCTGCCACTTTGGATCAGGAGAGCCCTTCGGCACAATTTAAACCCCTGGAAGATGCGCTTTTGCATTTTCCGGACTTATTTGTTGTCTTTACAAAAAGCAATTCCGACACCGGCGGGAACCGGATCAACGAATTAATCGATGCTTACGCAAGCAGGAATCCTGACACGTCGGCAGTGTTTCCTTCCCTTGGCAGCAAGCATTACTTAAGCCTGATGAACTGCTGCCAGGCTGTGATCGGAAATTCTTCCAGCGGAATCCTGGAAGCGCCTTTTTTAAAGGTACCCTCCGTGAATATCGGAAACAGGCAGGCTGGAAGGATAGCACCTGCCTCTGTCATAAGCTGCGGCTCTTCTGTAAACGAAATCGTGGCTGCAGTCCGGAAAGCCCTGGCCTTTGACCGGTACAAAGAAGAAGCACCAAACCCTTACGAAGGCCAGGACACCAGCAGTCAGATCGTCTCGACCATTAAGCAGACCTTTAAAAAGGGAATTCATCTGGAAAAACATTTTTTTGATTTGGAATGGAGGCTGTAA